In one Paramisgurnus dabryanus chromosome 21, PD_genome_1.1, whole genome shotgun sequence genomic region, the following are encoded:
- the LOC135775166 gene encoding chemokine XC receptor 1-like, with protein MTDENPMYDYNTDYEDEMCSKEEVVKVGSVLIPIFFTLVVVLSCFGNILVLIILAMYEKLRKSANILIFNLALSNLLFTFGLPFWASYYIRGWTLEDVGCKAVKFLFYVGFYSSVFFLTLMTVQRYMAVVHPLSDWKRCRGFSVTPIIVWILSGGAALLGSHRSKVIQEQNNKYCEYDSVQVKLLIIYLQNAFFFCAFLIMGSCYLRIQQTMIKPQTKTKHKTVRLIFCISLVFFIGWAPYNIVMFLRSLTELGVYPFTDCNVSIILDYTFYACRLLAFSHCCLNPAFYIFGDGTFQKHSRAILKSIFRK; from the coding sequence ATGACTGATGAAAATCCAATGTATGACTATAACACTGATTATGAAGATGAGATGTGCAGTAAAGAAGAGGTGGTGAAGGTCGGATCAGTTCTTATACCGATTTTTTTCACGCTAGTGGTTGTGCTGAGCTGCTTTGGTAACATCTTGGTTCTCATAATCCTTGCGATGTATGAGAAATTAAGAAAGTCGGCTAACATCCTCATCTTTAATCTCGCGCTGTCAAACCTCCTCTTCACTTTTGGACTTCCATTTTGGGCCTCCTACTACATCCGAGGTTGGACATTGGAAGATGTCGGCTGCAAAGCGGTGAAGTTTTTGTTCTACGTTGGATTTTATAGCAGTGTGTTTTTCTTAACTCTTATGACCGTTCAGCGTTACATGGCTGTTGTTCATCCTCTCTCTGATTGGAAGAGATGCAGGGGGTTTTCAGTCACCCCCATCATCGTATGGATCCTCAGTGGTGGAGCGGCCCTGCTCGGGTCACATCGTAGCAAAGTTATACAAGAGCAAAACAACAAATATTGCGAATATGACAGCGTTCAAGTGAAACTGCTCATTATTTAtcttcaaaatgcttttttctTCTGTGCATTTCTCATAATGGGTTCTTGTTATTTGAGAATACAACAAACGATGATAAAACCTCAGACCAAAACGAAACACAAGACCGTTCGACTAATATTTTGTATTTCGCTGGTGTTTTTTATTGGTTGGGCTCCATATAACATTGTTATGTTTCTGAGATCTTTAACAGAACTTGGTGTATACCCATTCACAGACTGTAACGTAAGCATTATTCTTGACTATACATTTTATGCTTGCAGATTGTTAGCGTTTTCGCACTGTTGCCTGAACCcggctttttatatttttggagaTGGAACGTTTCAGAAACATTCAAGGGCAATTCTGAAGAGTATTTTTCGTAAATAG